A genomic region of Gossypium hirsutum isolate 1008001.06 chromosome D01, Gossypium_hirsutum_v2.1, whole genome shotgun sequence contains the following coding sequences:
- the LOC107941314 gene encoding serine/arginine-rich splicing factor SR45, with protein MAKPTRGRRSPSVSGSGSSSRSRSRSRSRSRSYSGSDSKSSSRSRSVSRSRSASPSSSRSRSRSLSSSPSRSGSSRSRSPPQRRRISVLIDFLVSLQMLREQKQVARSFPPPQSKKSSPAPRKTSPIRESLVLYVDSLSRNVNEGHLREIFGNFGEVVNVDLAMDRALNLPRGFGYVEFKTRADAEKALLYMDGAQIDGNVVRAKFTLPPRPKASPPPKPIPSATTKRDAPKSDNVNADTEKDGPKRPREPSPQRKPPPSPRRRSPVGRRGGSPRRPPESPRRRPDSPVRRRGETPPRRRPASPARGRSPLSPPRRLRSPARTSPRRIVAVQSEGVLHPQGAVHLPDDLVALQEGPLQS; from the exons ATGGCGAAGCCGACGAGAGGCCGCCGTTCTCCTTCTGTCTCCGGCTCCGGTTCCTCTTCCCGTTCTCGTTCACGGTCTAGGTCTCGCTCCCGCTCTTATTCCGGTTCAGACTCCAAGTCCAGTTCTCGCTCTCGCTCAGTGTCCCGCTCCAGATCTGCTTCCCCGTCTAGCTCTCGTTCTCGCTCCAGATCTTTATCCTCTTCTCCTTCTCGTAGCGGTAGCTCTCGAAGTCGCAGTCCTCCTCAGCGTCGAAG GATTAGTGTTCTAATCGATTTTCTTGTTTCTTTGCAAATGCTTAGGGAGCAAAAGCAAGTG GCGAGGTCGTTCCCTCCTCCGCAATCTAAAAAATCATCTCCTGCTCCGAG GAAGACTTCTCCCATCCGTGAGTCTCTGGTTCTTTACGTCGACTCACTGAGCAGGAATGTTAATGAAGGTCATCTAAGAGAAATATTCG GTAATTTCGGTGAAGTTGTAAATGTGGATCTTGCAATGGACCGTGCT CTTAATCTTCCAAGAGGATTTGGATATGTTGAATTCAAGACAAGAGCAGATGCTGAAAAAGCTCTACTTTACATGGATGGT GCCCAGATTGATGGCAATGTAGTAAGAGCGAAATTCACACTTCCTCCACGACCAAAAGCTTCTCCGCCACCAAAGCCAATTCCTTCTGCTACTACTAAAAGAGATGCTCCCAAATCTGATAATGTCAATGCTGATACCGAGAAGGATGGGCCAAAACGACCACGGGAAC CTTCTCCTCAACGGAAGCCCCCACCTTCACCACGAAGGAGATCTCCTGTGGGCCGAAGAGGTGGATCTCCTAGACGACCACCAGAGTCTCCTCGTCGGCGACCTGATTCTCCGGTTCGTCGTCGTGGTGAAACACCTCCTAGGCGCCGACCTGCCTCTCCTGCTAGAGGTCGTTCTCCATTGTCTCCTCCGAGGCGACTTCGATCTCCAGCAAG GACCTCTCCGCGTAGGATCGTGGCAGTCCAATCCGAAGGCGTTCTCCACCCCCAAGGCGCCG TTCACCTCCCAGACGACCTCGTAGCCCTCCAAGAAGGTCCCCTTCAATCGTAG